gaatgttgtattttttcagGCTTTCAAATGGCACaccaagacaaaaaattgaATTGTGCAGGTCAGGTTTCTAATTTCTAATGAATttctaaattatatatttttccaaTACAACCTACAGATGGTACAAAAACGACATGGTGTTTCATAGGTTGAGCTCAAATCCAGATGTTTGAGCAGTTCccctcttttctctgtccaatATTATTGACTAATCTTTTGATAGACCCCCGTATCTGTTATCACATCCCTTCACTCCATCCTTAACTGCCAAATATGGATACTTTCATTCTGTTAATACTAATTTTATATATAGCAAGtcagaaaacaataaaacataatattcTTTGGGGAGATGGATGTTTTCAGACATATTTCAAGGTTTAAACCTTTATTATATTCTGAATGTCAAAGAACTGCTCCAAAAAGTagcttaaaataagaaaataagtgTAGGAATTTTTTTAAGGAGTGGTAGTTACCCACCAAAATATACAGCTTCATATctggaataaacattttcttgagATGTGATTTAGAAGATTTGGGAGACACTGCAAAACTTTTGCAGTCCTGGACATTGAAGGTACTCTTGGTCATGTAAGCCATTTCTAAGTCTGATGTAAATTTCCTAAGGGTGGTCAAGAGATGAGGAGCCAGTCATCTCTAACAGGCCCACACCTCACATGAACAGAAGAAAATGATCACGTAGTTGTACAATCAAGACAAGAAATATAACAGAAAATCAAATTAGCTTAATCACTGATGTTGTCGTTGATATTTAAAAACAGTCATTTTATAACAAATATGAATGTAGAAAACCATTTAACAGTACAGGAACCTGGAAAAGTGACAGGCACTTGAAGTTGAAAACAGGTGACGAAACTCTTCCCTCTGCTGCACCTATCATTAGTTGGTGTCATGGCGGCTTTCCTCAGCCTGATTGCCCAGGTGACTAGGGTCCATGAGAAAGGGCCCTGGCTGGTGAGGATGGCTCCCTTTCTGAACCTCACATTGACAGTCTTCCACCATCATCACCACTTTGGTGACTTGTAAGGAGCCCTTGCAGTTAAGTTGCACAGTCTTCCTGGTGAACCTGACAGGGAAGCAGTATGAGCAGAAGGCGTAGTGGCCGTCTTCATTTCCGGGGACGTGGATGGAACTGCACTTCCCAAAGCACAGGTTGTTCCTGAGCACCATATTCTCACAGTTATCATGGGCCACCGTCTAGAAGTGCAGAACAACATGCGGGTCAGTTCAGCATTCATCCACCATCTACCTATATCAGCTTGTGGGAGGTACGGACACTTTCATTCTATTAATATGTCAGCACTACACCTTTTcctgctttacattttttttttatttagtaaaaCCTTAACTTATGTACTGTGTTCCTATAAGAATAGACAAATACAGGTAGCTGGAAAATCCTGTAAGAACACTGAATTTGATCTAGTTCACATTACATTCATCATCAACtccaatttaacattttaagaaaaaaaggtagACAGCAGGGTGTGCTGGAACTAGAGATTTTAAACTAGATAACGTTTTTTTTCTTACCTGTAAAAAGGGCAGGGCCTGACACGTCTGCTGCAGCACTTCGATGTTACTAATGGGTAAGATGGTATGGGTGTCCGATCTTCTCCTGAACAAGAAGTGGTCCCAGAacattttggcatttttaaatTGAGAAGCTGATGCTGGATCCCTGAAACTGTCCGAAGGAGTCGGTTTCACATCGCCGCGCAAACTGTTGGTAATTAAGCGGCTGATGCGTTTTGTTCCTAAATCATCAGACCTTAAACCCTCTAAGCGCAACTCCAGAGAGTGAGCTGCGGGCATTTTCCCCAAAGACGCCGCTAATCTGCTCCCCACTTTATTATTGGTCCCGTGGGTCTGGTTGGGAAAATTTTCAATCGCTTTTCTCAGTCCCCTTGCAGTACCTTCGTTGTAGGTGTTGGTAAACAGATCTAATACCGAATCCCTTTTATGTTGTTGGTCTTCTGATTTTCTCCATACATCGTAGCTGTGTATGGTCCATCCTTGAATCTCTGTCTGGACGGCAGTTATTACCAGAGCAATAACGGCTGTGGTAAACATgattaaacattaattttttttcctggctGCTCCAGAATGCGTCGTCCGATGCGTATGCGGGAGCACTTTTGTAAAGCGGGGATAAAAAGACCCCTTCTTATGTGAACTCGGAAATTCATTATCTGCATCAGTGTCAATGGGGGGTGTATCAAAACTTCACAAACAAGGTCTAGATTTTAATTATGATAAAGTACGTGTTTATGTTAACCCCTTTGTCACATCAGTGTTTTGCTAGAAAGTCCCTCTTTGAAGTTGTTTTCTCTCTAAACAAACAGAGAAATGTTTATTGTGGTGTCTAAAGCCTATGCATATTGGCCGATTTAACACTGGTGTAATGGGTTTTGCATGCGTATGTTCCCATACTTTcgtatacagaaaatgtagccATCGATAACAGAAATACATAATATCTGAAGTCAAAATATAGTATTTAGGTCTGATACTCGGTTGACTTCAACGTATTCAAGTTAAACCGATTGTAATGAACAATATACGTGTGTAAATAAAGTTCCCCATAGTTACAAAGTTAAAATTAGTGGGCCAGCCGCTGATTTCTCCTTTAACAGTTGCTTTTAAAAGCTCGTCAAAACCATAAGCAAATTAGACAAGTCAAGTCTGGTCTGCGAATTAATGGGCAGTTTGTAACCAATTTTGTCGTTATGGCGAATTAGTTATGAACTACTCAGACAGATGAGGTAAGAAATACGTAATGTAAACGAGCGTAGTTTCTTAAACTTTCAGCTGAAATTCTGTgtgattataattttttttttaaatttaaaaattttcCGAAGTTCATACCACCCTTTGATGAATTAGATAAAGTCGATAGGTTTGATGCAATGCATACATATTCGTCAATCTGAAACGTTTTAAttaacatattaaaacaaacGTATTTTTATTAGCCTGTATTGTTTCACTCTTctttataaatactgtagagACCTGTTCAATGCAATACCAACCACAGCGCCACCGTGTTGCTTAGGTAACAAAGTATaacaaatacttaaaaaataagcGATGCAGTACTGAAGGAAAAATTTGTGGTCTGAATAGTCCCAGATAGAGTTGTATAATGGAGGAAAACTGCGGTCTTTGATTTTAATTTCGAGCGAATTTTTAATGGGCCGGTACAGTGGTGCCGTGGATAGTATTgccacttctggacctgggtgcTGTCTATatggagtttgtacgttctccctgtgtttgaagGGGTTTTCTTACTTACATACTTcattttcctctcacagtccaaaaatatagtgggaggttaactggcttctgggaaaattgaccatGGTGttagtgtttgtgtctgtgtctgccttgTCATTGaccagtgtcctgtccagagtgtaccctgcgtTGCACCCCTTGCTAGCTGGGATAGTAAATGGATGGACCATTTACAAGTTCAATGGAAACCAcaggtttttatttaaactatatATAAAATCTGAGGTTTACattgaaattttaaattttcaactgtctctccattttctaactgcttcttccaatatAGGGTGCCTGCCTTCTTTTGCAGGTAAACATTATTAAGGCATTGCTTAAAGCATAAGGTTTGTATGAAAGTGCTCATTCAAAGCTCAAAAACCAAGAGCCGAGACAATATAAAAGGGTTAAAAAATTGATTCATTTCTGGCTGCTGGAAACATAACAAAGATATTTCTGGTTTACAGGACAGACCACAAAATAACAACTGAGCATATaattacagtttatttttaattatagtcATCAATATAATATCCCACTTG
Above is a genomic segment from Lepisosteus oculatus isolate fLepOcu1 chromosome 1, fLepOcu1.hap2, whole genome shotgun sequence containing:
- the LOC138238465 gene encoding cerberus-like, encoding MFTTAVIALVITAVQTEIQGWTIHSYDVWRKSEDQQHKRDSVLDLFTNTYNEGTARGLRKAIENFPNQTHGTNNKVGSRLAASLGKMPAAHSLELRLEGLRSDDLGTKRISRLITNSLRGDVKPTPSDSFRDPASASQFKNAKMFWDHFLFRRRSDTHTILPISNIEVLQQTCQALPFLQTVAHDNCENMVLRNNLCFGKCSSIHVPGNEDGHYAFCSYCFPVRFTRKTVQLNCKGSLQVTKVVMMVEDCQCEVQKGSHPHQPGPFLMDPSHLGNQAEESRHDTN